One Cryptosporangium phraense DNA segment encodes these proteins:
- a CDS encoding TetR/AcrR family transcriptional regulator, with protein sequence MTSPRQARRAQRVALSREQILDIAEELFGGQGYRATSLQQVADRAEFSVGALYQFFASKEDLLRAVMYRRGGDLLALMRAAITPAGSLVALVGAISGYFARYPAYGLLTVRLASPGEDAPKDLGPGGDGFAGALALFADVLRAGQRAGTVGPGDPAALAELASSMITAHLRDPTGLPADDFADILTAAFAA encoded by the coding sequence GTGACGTCGCCGCGGCAGGCTCGCCGGGCCCAGCGGGTCGCGCTGTCCCGGGAGCAGATCCTGGACATCGCCGAGGAGCTGTTCGGCGGCCAGGGCTACCGGGCGACGAGCCTGCAGCAGGTCGCCGACCGGGCCGAGTTCTCGGTCGGGGCGCTGTACCAGTTCTTCGCGTCCAAGGAAGACCTGCTCCGGGCGGTGATGTACCGCCGGGGCGGCGACCTGCTCGCGCTCATGCGGGCCGCGATCACCCCGGCCGGGAGCCTGGTCGCGCTGGTCGGGGCCATCAGCGGGTACTTCGCCCGGTACCCGGCCTACGGCCTGCTCACCGTGCGGCTGGCGTCCCCCGGCGAGGACGCGCCGAAGGACCTCGGCCCCGGCGGCGACGGGTTCGCCGGCGCGCTCGCCCTGTTCGCCGACGTCCTGCGGGCCGGCCAGCGGGCCGGCACCGTCGGGCCCGGCGACCCCGCGGCGTTGGCCGAGCTCGCGTCCAGCATGATCACCGCCCACCTCCGGGACCCGACAGGCCTCCCGGCCGACGACTTCGCCGACATCCTGACCGCAGCCTTCGCCGCGTAG
- a CDS encoding acyl-CoA dehydrogenase family protein, with protein MDAADLADIIDAVRTFVRTEVVPREEEIDATDTIPESLVEACKAMGLYGFTIPEQYGGLGLTVAQEVELVFELGWTTPALRSLFGTNNGIAGHVLLEGATEEQKKTWLPRLASGEVTASFGLTEADAGSDPSALSTSARVDGSHWVLDGSKRYITNAPVADVLMVFARTDPTAAGNRGISAFLVPADTPGVSIGPADRKMGQFGAHTADVHLDDVRIPLDAVVGGDDGVNNGFRIAARCLAHGRAHIAALCVGMAGRLVHESVEFARTREQGGAPIARFQLIQGLIADSITDHYAGRALVLDVARNYDAGTDQVSGPSAAKYFCSEMVGRVADRAVQIHGGAGYMRGVAVERFYRDARLFRIYEGTSQIQQVIIARQALGAAAR; from the coding sequence ATGGACGCCGCCGACCTGGCCGACATCATCGACGCCGTGCGCACGTTCGTCCGCACCGAGGTCGTCCCCCGGGAAGAGGAGATCGACGCGACCGACACGATCCCGGAGTCGCTGGTCGAGGCCTGCAAGGCCATGGGGCTGTACGGGTTCACGATCCCGGAGCAGTACGGCGGCCTCGGGCTCACCGTCGCCCAGGAGGTCGAGCTGGTCTTCGAGCTCGGCTGGACCACGCCGGCGCTGCGGTCGCTGTTCGGCACGAACAACGGCATCGCCGGGCACGTGCTGCTCGAGGGCGCGACCGAGGAGCAGAAGAAGACCTGGCTGCCGCGCCTGGCGTCCGGCGAGGTCACGGCGTCGTTCGGGCTCACCGAGGCGGACGCCGGGTCGGACCCGTCGGCGCTGTCCACCTCGGCCCGCGTCGACGGCTCGCACTGGGTGCTCGACGGCTCGAAGCGCTACATCACGAACGCGCCCGTCGCCGACGTCCTCATGGTCTTCGCCCGGACGGATCCGACCGCGGCCGGGAACCGGGGCATCTCCGCGTTCCTGGTCCCGGCGGACACGCCGGGCGTCTCGATCGGACCGGCCGACCGGAAGATGGGGCAGTTCGGCGCGCACACCGCGGACGTGCACCTCGACGACGTCCGCATTCCGCTGGACGCGGTCGTCGGCGGCGACGACGGCGTGAACAACGGGTTCCGGATCGCCGCGCGGTGCCTCGCGCACGGGCGCGCGCACATCGCCGCGCTGTGCGTGGGCATGGCCGGGCGGCTGGTGCACGAGTCGGTCGAGTTCGCGCGGACGCGGGAGCAGGGCGGGGCGCCGATCGCACGGTTCCAGCTGATCCAGGGCCTGATCGCGGACTCGATCACCGACCACTACGCGGGCCGGGCCCTGGTGCTGGACGTGGCCCGCAACTACGACGCCGGCACCGACCAGGTGAGCGGACCGTCGGCGGCGAAGTACTTCTGCTCGGAGATGGTCGGACGGGTCGCCGACCGGGCGGTGCAGATCCACGGCGGCGCCGGGTACATGCGCGGGGTCGCGGTCGAGCGCTTCTACCGGGACGCCCGGCTGTTCCGCATCTACGAGGGGACGTCGCAGATCCAGCAGGTCATCATCGCCCGCCAGGCGCTGGGCGCCGCCGCCCGGTGA
- a CDS encoding GntR family transcriptional regulator has protein sequence MDFVAEETGGLSRPTSAQQVAAHIRRMIFDQRLRAGERVPQDEIAAELRVSRVPVREAVIALDREGWVTSRPHLGAFVNGLDENSVRDHYELLGLMYGLAARRAVERGSDEGLAALGEIAKELQATSDPERFGALNVAFLRQLLLMAGSRRITAVARVITTNIVPGNFFAEVPGVIRIRKRGVRAVLKALKAADGPAAEAALLELLRTETDSVVTLLETRGLLS, from the coding sequence GTGGACTTCGTCGCCGAGGAGACCGGCGGGCTGTCCCGCCCGACCAGCGCCCAGCAGGTCGCCGCACACATCCGGCGGATGATCTTCGACCAGCGGCTGCGGGCCGGCGAACGCGTCCCGCAGGACGAGATCGCGGCCGAGCTCCGGGTCAGCCGGGTCCCGGTGCGGGAGGCGGTCATCGCGCTCGACCGGGAGGGCTGGGTCACGTCCCGCCCGCACCTCGGCGCGTTCGTGAACGGGCTCGACGAGAACTCGGTCCGCGACCACTACGAGCTGCTCGGGCTGATGTACGGTCTGGCGGCTCGCCGGGCGGTCGAGCGCGGGTCCGACGAGGGGCTGGCCGCGCTCGGTGAGATCGCCAAGGAGCTGCAGGCCACCTCGGACCCCGAGCGGTTCGGTGCGCTGAACGTCGCGTTCCTGCGTCAGTTGCTGCTGATGGCGGGTTCGCGACGGATCACCGCGGTGGCGCGGGTGATCACGACGAACATCGTGCCGGGGAACTTCTTCGCCGAGGTGCCGGGGGTGATCCGGATCCGTAAGCGTGGGGTTCGGGCAGTGCTCAAGGCGCTGAAGGCCGCCGACGGCCCGGCCGCCGAGGCCGCCCTCCTCGAGCTCCTCCGAACCGAAACCGACAGCGTGGTAACCCTCCTCGAGACCCGCGGTCTCCTCTCGTAG
- a CDS encoding class I SAM-dependent methyltransferase, giving the protein MLTVDFDRLRVGRRTRFIDVGAGGGRHSYEALRRGAEVVAYDLDEPELKSVADMFAAMVEAGEVPPGGSGRVQVGNILDMPYDDGHFDVVLASEILEHVPEDDAAIAELVRILAPGGTLAVTVPRWLPEAVCWALSDEYHANEGGHIRIYRADALEKKLVAAGLEATHKHHAHALHSPYWWLKCAVGPNRENHPAVKAYHQLLVWDLMKKPAATRLAEKALDPLIGKSVSLYFRKPVTP; this is encoded by the coding sequence GTGCTGACCGTGGACTTCGATCGGTTACGGGTCGGGCGCCGCACCCGCTTCATCGACGTCGGCGCGGGTGGGGGCAGGCACTCCTACGAGGCGCTGCGCCGCGGAGCCGAGGTCGTCGCCTACGACCTCGACGAACCCGAGCTCAAGAGCGTCGCGGACATGTTCGCGGCGATGGTCGAGGCCGGCGAGGTGCCGCCCGGCGGCAGCGGCCGGGTGCAGGTCGGCAACATCCTCGACATGCCCTACGACGACGGCCACTTCGACGTCGTGCTGGCCTCGGAGATCCTCGAACACGTCCCCGAGGACGACGCGGCGATCGCCGAGCTCGTGCGCATCCTGGCCCCGGGCGGAACGCTCGCGGTCACCGTGCCGCGCTGGCTGCCCGAGGCGGTCTGCTGGGCGCTGTCGGACGAGTACCACGCCAACGAGGGCGGCCACATCCGGATCTACCGGGCCGACGCGCTGGAGAAGAAGCTGGTCGCGGCCGGTCTGGAGGCGACCCACAAGCACCACGCCCACGCGCTGCACTCGCCGTACTGGTGGCTGAAGTGCGCGGTCGGCCCGAACCGGGAGAACCATCCGGCGGTCAAGGCCTACCACCAGCTGCTGGTCTGGGACCTGATGAAGAAGCCGGCCGCGACCCGGCTGGCCGAGAAGGCGCTCGACCCGCTGATCGGCAAGAGCGTCTCGCTGTACTTCCGCAAGCCGGTGACGCCGTGA
- a CDS encoding Zn-ribbon domain-containing OB-fold protein, protein MSTRIPFVDYLVLDPQPHLVAAECTGCAARYFGRRNACARCSGTGFRSVDVASSGEVRAFTIVTFAAPGVPVPFVAAVVDCDGTSVRTNLTDVDASPEHVHLGMKVELTTTVVGTDDDGVEAVNYAFRPAGEH, encoded by the coding sequence ATGAGCACACGGATCCCGTTCGTCGACTACCTGGTCCTCGATCCCCAGCCGCACCTGGTCGCGGCCGAGTGCACCGGCTGCGCCGCCCGCTACTTCGGCCGGCGCAACGCCTGCGCCCGCTGCTCGGGCACCGGCTTCCGGTCCGTCGACGTCGCCTCGTCCGGCGAGGTCCGGGCGTTCACGATCGTGACGTTCGCCGCGCCCGGCGTTCCGGTCCCGTTCGTCGCCGCGGTCGTCGACTGCGACGGCACGAGCGTCCGGACGAACCTCACCGACGTCGACGCGAGCCCGGAACACGTCCACCTGGGAATGAAGGTCGAGCTGACGACGACGGTCGTCGGAACCGACGACGACGGCGTCGAAGCCGTGAACTACGCCTTCCGACCGGCCGGGGAGCACTGA
- a CDS encoding glycosyltransferase family 4 protein — translation MRIGLLSYRSKPHCGGQGVYVRYLSRGLVELGHEVEVFSGQPYPEELDPRVKLTKVPSLDMFGGPDFPRRVRWQEFRDRYDWLEYLTTKTGTFAEPLAFTYRIAHLMRARAADFDVIHDNQSLGYGLLSLKRRGIPLVATLHHPISRDRRVELSAAPLRKKYGVARWYGFVRMQARVARRMPMLIGVSDVASADAVADFKLPPGRFRVVPLGVDVDVFRPVADRVPGRIVAVASADRPLKGVAYLLDAVAKLRVDHPVELQLVSALEPGGATERRIAELGLQDCVTVRTGLTDAELAALLGSAEIMCVPSLYEGFSLPTVEGLACGTPIVASRAGALPEVIGDAGVLVEPGDAGALVTALDALLRSPAERARLSAAGRARAEEKYSWLSVARATVEAYSDAIREGKVA, via the coding sequence GTGCGAATCGGCTTGCTCTCGTACCGCAGTAAACCGCACTGTGGTGGCCAGGGGGTATACGTCCGTTACCTGAGTCGCGGTCTGGTCGAGTTGGGGCACGAGGTAGAGGTGTTCTCGGGCCAACCCTATCCGGAAGAGCTCGACCCGCGAGTGAAACTCACCAAGGTCCCGAGCCTCGACATGTTCGGCGGTCCGGACTTTCCCCGCCGCGTCCGGTGGCAGGAGTTCCGCGACCGGTACGACTGGCTCGAGTACCTCACGACCAAGACCGGGACGTTCGCCGAGCCGCTGGCCTTCACCTACCGGATCGCGCACCTGATGCGTGCCCGCGCCGCCGACTTCGACGTGATCCACGACAACCAGTCGCTCGGCTACGGGCTGCTCTCGCTCAAGCGGCGGGGGATCCCGCTGGTCGCGACGCTGCACCACCCGATCAGCCGCGACCGCCGGGTCGAGCTGTCGGCCGCGCCGCTGCGTAAGAAGTACGGCGTCGCCCGCTGGTACGGCTTCGTACGGATGCAGGCCCGGGTGGCCCGGCGGATGCCGATGCTGATCGGCGTCTCCGACGTCGCCAGCGCCGACGCCGTGGCCGACTTCAAGCTTCCGCCGGGCCGCTTCCGCGTGGTGCCGCTCGGCGTCGACGTCGACGTGTTCCGCCCGGTCGCCGACCGCGTCCCGGGCCGGATCGTCGCGGTCGCCAGCGCGGACCGCCCGCTGAAGGGCGTCGCCTATCTGCTGGACGCGGTAGCGAAGCTCCGCGTCGACCACCCGGTCGAGCTGCAGCTCGTCTCGGCGCTCGAGCCGGGCGGCGCGACCGAGCGCCGGATCGCCGAGCTCGGCCTGCAGGACTGCGTGACGGTCCGCACCGGGCTGACCGACGCGGAGCTGGCCGCGCTCCTCGGATCGGCCGAGATCATGTGCGTGCCGTCCCTCTACGAGGGATTCTCGTTACCCACCGTCGAGGGCCTCGCCTGCGGGACCCCGATCGTCGCGAGCCGTGCCGGAGCGTTGCCCGAGGTCATCGGCGACGCCGGCGTCCTGGTCGAGCCGGGCGACGCGGGTGCGCTGGTCACCGCGCTCGACGCGCTGCTGCGCTCGCCCGCCGAGCGCGCCCGGCTGAGCGCGGCCGGCCGCGCGCGGGCCGAGGAGAAGTACAGCTGGCTCTCGGTCGCCCGGGCGACCGTCGAGGCCTATTCGGACGCTATCCGCGAGGGGAAGGTGGCCTGA
- a CDS encoding TetR/AcrR family transcriptional regulator encodes MEEQDRRERILAAARAALERHEYEQIQMRDVAQGAGVALGTLYRCFSSKEHLYAAVLLDWLTDVGRAPAAGVRARAHAVIAACQRRPQFYKAHVALQSSADPNARALLTASGQVARAALAAEVAGLGPARADDAATMLWALITSRLSQAIYRGGDLGEIHRIADAFVDLLAPRRRGEQADRS; translated from the coding sequence GTGGAGGAGCAGGACCGGCGCGAGCGGATCCTCGCCGCGGCCCGGGCCGCGCTCGAACGCCACGAGTACGAGCAGATCCAGATGCGTGACGTCGCCCAGGGGGCCGGCGTCGCGCTCGGCACGCTCTACCGCTGTTTCAGCTCGAAGGAACACCTCTACGCCGCGGTCCTGCTCGACTGGCTCACCGACGTCGGGCGCGCCCCCGCCGCCGGCGTCCGGGCCCGGGCGCACGCGGTGATCGCCGCCTGCCAGCGGCGTCCGCAGTTCTACAAGGCGCACGTGGCGCTGCAGAGCAGCGCGGATCCCAACGCGCGGGCCCTGCTCACCGCGTCCGGCCAGGTCGCGCGGGCCGCGCTGGCCGCGGAGGTGGCCGGGCTCGGCCCGGCCCGGGCGGACGACGCGGCGACGATGCTCTGGGCGCTGATCACCTCCCGCCTCAGCCAGGCGATCTACCGCGGCGGCGACCTCGGCGAGATCCACCGGATCGCCGACGCGTTCGTCGACCTGCTCGCCCCGCGACGGCGGGGCGAGCAGGCCGACCGGTCGTGA
- a CDS encoding DUF427 domain-containing protein — MESVWDYPRPPRLERTSARVTIVHAGETIVDSDRCWRVLETSHPPVYYVPRGDIAEGVLEPSAGRSFCEFKGVADYWDVVVGAARVRQAGWSYAHPTPAYADITDAVAFYPSRVDECRVDGEVVQPQEGDFYGGWITADITGPFKGAPGTMGW, encoded by the coding sequence ATGGAGTCGGTGTGGGACTACCCGAGGCCGCCGCGGCTGGAGCGCACCTCGGCACGGGTGACGATCGTGCACGCGGGGGAGACGATCGTCGACAGCGACCGGTGCTGGCGGGTGCTCGAGACGTCGCACCCGCCGGTCTACTACGTGCCCCGCGGTGATATCGCCGAGGGTGTGCTGGAGCCGAGCGCGGGCCGGTCGTTCTGCGAGTTCAAGGGCGTCGCCGACTACTGGGACGTCGTCGTCGGGGCGGCCCGGGTGCGCCAGGCCGGCTGGTCCTACGCCCACCCCACCCCGGCGTACGCCGACATCACCGACGCGGTCGCGTTCTACCCGAGCCGGGTCGACGAGTGCCGGGTCGACGGCGAGGTGGTCCAGCCGCAGGAGGGCGACTTCTACGGCGGCTGGATCACCGCGGACATCACCGGCCCGTTCAAGGGCGCCCCGGGCACCATGGGCTGGTGA
- a CDS encoding TetR/AcrR family transcriptional regulator, whose product MSPREQRRAQRVATSREQILDAAEELFGDQGYRATSLQQVAGRAEFSVGALYQFFASKDELLRAVMKRRGLVQLAEMTAAADDGLLPLVDTILAFHRRYPAFGRLSARVYSPGSDAPAGYDATEPTYRTAMDLYATAIRRGQAAGRVRGGDPQALARLLSSLVTAFHRVDAELGQDGPTLDDGTFRRILTRAFAA is encoded by the coding sequence GTGAGCCCTCGGGAGCAGCGTCGCGCGCAGCGCGTCGCGACGAGCCGCGAGCAGATCCTGGACGCGGCCGAGGAGCTGTTCGGCGACCAGGGCTACCGGGCGACGAGCCTGCAGCAGGTCGCCGGGCGGGCCGAGTTCTCGGTCGGTGCGCTCTACCAGTTCTTCGCGTCGAAGGACGAGCTGCTGAGGGCCGTGATGAAGCGGCGCGGGCTCGTGCAGCTGGCCGAGATGACCGCGGCCGCGGACGACGGGCTGCTCCCGCTGGTCGACACGATCCTCGCGTTCCACCGGCGGTACCCGGCGTTCGGCCGGCTGTCGGCCCGGGTCTACTCGCCGGGGTCGGACGCCCCGGCCGGGTACGACGCGACCGAGCCGACCTACCGCACGGCGATGGACCTCTACGCGACGGCGATCCGGCGGGGCCAGGCCGCGGGCCGGGTCCGGGGCGGGGACCCGCAGGCGCTGGCCCGGCTGCTGTCGAGCCTGGTCACCGCGTTCCACCGGGTCGACGCCGAGCTCGGCCAGGACGGCCCGACGCTGGACGACGGGACGTTCCGCCGGATCCTGACCCGGGCGTTCGCCGCGTGA
- a CDS encoding thiolase family protein translates to MAEDLWILGIHMTKFGKHPSADLVDLASEAALGALADGGVTMTQIGVLAAGNLLGGGGIGQLLQKQIGQTGIPVYNVANACATGATALRTVCLAIKAGEADLGLAVGVEKLSGAGLLGARPRKENTGTWTRSGRDGAVGTVDGRIGTETMAGVFAQVGMEYGHKYGGTSFELFARISEKNHAHSTLNPLAAYQKKMSLEQIMNDVMIAYPNTRPMCSANTDGAAAAVVISGSALARLSREQRRRAVKISASVLTSDPWSESCQILPDVNTLTRNAATQAYEAAGIGPDALDLVELHDCFATAELVHYDNLMLCEPGGAVDFFESGAPWRDGSMPVNVSGGLQSKGHPIAATGIANVWEVATHLRGEAGPRQIEGARVGLAHVIGLGSACGVHILERAVTG, encoded by the coding sequence ATGGCCGAGGACCTCTGGATCCTCGGGATCCACATGACGAAGTTCGGGAAGCACCCGTCTGCTGACCTGGTGGACCTGGCGTCCGAGGCCGCGCTCGGCGCGCTGGCCGACGGCGGGGTCACGATGACGCAGATCGGCGTGCTCGCCGCGGGCAACCTGCTCGGCGGCGGAGGCATCGGCCAGCTGCTGCAGAAGCAGATCGGGCAGACCGGCATCCCGGTCTACAACGTGGCCAACGCCTGCGCGACCGGGGCCACCGCGCTGCGGACCGTCTGCCTGGCGATCAAGGCCGGCGAGGCCGACCTGGGCCTGGCCGTCGGCGTCGAGAAGCTCTCCGGAGCCGGGCTGCTGGGCGCCCGGCCGCGGAAGGAGAACACCGGCACCTGGACCCGGTCGGGCCGCGACGGCGCGGTCGGCACCGTCGACGGACGCATCGGCACCGAGACGATGGCCGGGGTGTTCGCGCAGGTCGGCATGGAGTACGGCCACAAATACGGCGGGACGTCGTTCGAGCTGTTCGCGCGCATCTCGGAGAAGAACCACGCCCATTCGACGCTCAACCCGCTGGCCGCGTACCAGAAGAAGATGAGCCTCGAGCAGATCATGAACGACGTCATGATCGCCTACCCGAACACCCGGCCGATGTGCTCGGCGAACACCGACGGGGCGGCGGCGGCCGTGGTGATCAGCGGTTCGGCGCTGGCTCGTCTGAGCCGGGAGCAGCGGCGGCGGGCGGTGAAGATCTCGGCGTCGGTGCTGACGTCCGACCCCTGGTCGGAGTCCTGCCAGATCCTGCCGGACGTCAACACGCTGACCCGCAACGCCGCCACGCAGGCCTACGAAGCGGCCGGGATCGGGCCGGACGCGCTCGACCTGGTCGAGCTGCACGACTGCTTCGCCACCGCGGAGCTCGTGCACTACGACAACCTGATGCTGTGCGAGCCGGGCGGGGCGGTGGACTTCTTCGAGTCGGGCGCGCCCTGGCGGGACGGGTCGATGCCGGTGAACGTGTCCGGCGGGCTGCAGTCGAAGGGGCACCCGATCGCCGCGACCGGCATCGCGAACGTCTGGGAGGTCGCGACCCATCTGCGCGGCGAGGCCGGTCCGCGCCAGATCGAGGGCGCGCGGGTGGGGCTGGCCCACGTCATCGGGCTGGGCTCGGCGTGCGGGGTGCACATCCTGGAGAGGGCGGTGACCGGGTGA
- a CDS encoding cytochrome P450: protein MTTSGRPETALDVHGAAFRDANYAIYDDLRARCPVAWSTENGGFWLLTDYDSVFEATRDDELFTSTPGTNIPYGAGDRDVGLATVLPPIHTDPPLTGAMRALTVRLLSPARAEELEPEIRAIADELIDEFIADGHADLVTQLTTPLPARVILRLLGFVESDWPDWVLVIHTFIHGNEYGMTREQATDRVTTLIFDELSRREQYDAPPDDLVGSILNGTVDGRPLTIEEQFGYILLLLFGGMDTTSGLTGNSLLRMIEQPELRQQLIDRPELMRSATEEFLRHGTPTQGLARTVSRDTEWHGVRLAAGDKALLTWAAANRDPQAFECPAEIDLARAPNRHLAFGVGQHRCLGSNLARVMFRVMIEQILTRLPDFALDGEPARFDDASAVYALKELPVRFTPGVAR from the coding sequence ATGACGACGAGCGGCCGCCCCGAGACAGCCCTCGACGTGCACGGCGCCGCGTTCCGCGACGCCAACTACGCGATCTACGACGACCTGCGCGCGCGGTGTCCGGTCGCCTGGTCGACCGAGAACGGCGGCTTCTGGCTGCTGACCGACTACGACTCGGTGTTCGAGGCCACCCGCGACGACGAGCTCTTCACGTCCACGCCGGGCACGAACATCCCGTACGGCGCCGGCGACCGGGACGTCGGGCTGGCCACCGTGCTGCCGCCGATCCACACCGACCCGCCGCTGACCGGCGCGATGCGCGCGCTGACCGTCCGGCTGCTGTCGCCGGCCCGGGCCGAGGAGCTGGAGCCGGAGATCCGGGCGATCGCCGACGAGCTGATCGACGAGTTCATCGCCGACGGCCACGCCGACCTGGTCACCCAGCTCACGACCCCGCTGCCGGCCCGGGTCATCCTGCGCCTGCTCGGGTTCGTCGAGTCGGACTGGCCCGACTGGGTGCTGGTGATCCACACGTTCATCCACGGCAACGAGTACGGGATGACCCGGGAGCAGGCGACCGACCGCGTCACCACGCTGATCTTCGACGAGCTGAGCCGCCGGGAGCAGTACGACGCTCCGCCCGACGACCTGGTCGGCTCGATCCTGAACGGAACCGTCGACGGCCGGCCGCTGACGATCGAGGAGCAGTTCGGCTACATCCTGCTGCTGCTCTTCGGCGGCATGGACACGACCAGCGGCCTCACCGGCAACTCGCTGCTGCGCATGATCGAACAGCCCGAGCTGCGGCAACAGCTGATCGACCGGCCCGAGCTGATGCGCTCGGCGACCGAGGAGTTCCTGCGGCACGGCACCCCCACCCAGGGGCTGGCCCGCACGGTCAGCCGCGACACCGAGTGGCACGGCGTCCGGCTCGCGGCCGGCGACAAGGCGCTGCTGACCTGGGCCGCGGCCAACCGTGACCCGCAGGCGTTCGAGTGCCCGGCCGAGATCGACCTGGCCCGCGCGCCGAACCGGCACCTGGCGTTCGGCGTCGGCCAGCACCGGTGCCTCGGCTCCAACCTGGCCCGGGTGATGTTCCGGGTGATGATCGAGCAGATCCTGACCCGGTTGCCCGACTTCGCGCTCGACGGTGAGCCGGCCCGCTTCGACGACGCGTCCGCCGTCTACGCGCTCAAGGAGCTGCCGGTGCGCTTCACGCCCGGGGTGGCCCGGTGA
- a CDS encoding DUF3068 domain-containing protein, translated as MTAASDPSLTGERVATPPPQVAPPPPHTPPAPHTPPAPPPHTAAPPSTPAAPPAQPLPSRQYASGEPPRHRVLRSVLIGLGVFFLVVAILVPLYVYPRVAVLPADPQQEQQLQATGAKILMPDANDPAGARVLENVDVTVTNYISKATDADGSGDDNVWDLATEISVPGHGMVNARVERISIDPRTAKLTNCCGDRLVADLDKPDGKPITHEGYIAWPFEVEKHSYPVWDINSLHAVTANYIGEAERDGIHTYMFKTEQPMQKVGTMDLPGGLFGSKEPNVTADAMYADTKVYYIEPASGNVIGVKDDITQQYVYNGTTLTAFEAKLESPSMRGDTLTQAKQAATMLPWMRGRVSIVLVLLGLAFFVAAFLIGRPRRAKHVAG; from the coding sequence ATGACTGCTGCTTCTGACCCGAGCCTCACGGGCGAGCGGGTCGCGACCCCACCGCCGCAGGTGGCGCCGCCCCCGCCCCACACCCCGCCCGCGCCCCACACCCCGCCCGCGCCCCCGCCCCACACCGCGGCCCCACCGTCCACACCGGCCGCCCCACCGGCCCAGCCGCTGCCCTCCCGCCAGTACGCGTCGGGCGAGCCGCCGCGGCACCGGGTGCTGCGCAGCGTCCTGATCGGGCTCGGGGTGTTCTTCCTGGTGGTCGCGATCCTGGTCCCGCTGTACGTCTACCCGCGGGTGGCGGTGCTGCCGGCCGATCCGCAGCAGGAGCAACAACTGCAGGCCACCGGCGCGAAGATCCTCATGCCGGACGCGAACGACCCGGCCGGCGCCCGGGTGCTGGAGAACGTCGACGTCACGGTCACGAACTACATCTCGAAGGCCACCGACGCCGACGGCAGCGGCGACGACAACGTCTGGGACCTCGCGACCGAGATCTCGGTGCCCGGCCACGGCATGGTCAACGCCCGGGTCGAGCGGATCTCGATCGACCCCCGCACCGCGAAGCTGACGAACTGCTGCGGCGACCGCCTGGTCGCCGACCTCGACAAGCCCGACGGCAAGCCGATCACCCACGAGGGGTACATCGCCTGGCCGTTCGAGGTCGAGAAGCACTCGTACCCGGTCTGGGACATCAACTCGCTGCACGCGGTCACCGCGAACTACATCGGTGAGGCCGAGCGCGACGGCATCCACACCTACATGTTCAAGACCGAGCAGCCGATGCAGAAGGTCGGCACGATGGACCTGCCCGGCGGGCTGTTCGGCTCCAAGGAACCGAACGTCACCGCCGACGCGATGTACGCCGACACCAAGGTCTATTACATCGAGCCCGCGTCCGGGAACGTGATCGGCGTCAAGGACGACATCACCCAGCAGTACGTGTACAACGGCACGACGCTGACCGCGTTCGAGGCCAAGCTCGAGAGCCCGTCGATGCGCGGCGACACGCTCACCCAGGCCAAGCAGGCCGCGACGATGCTGCCCTGGATGCGCGGCCGGGTGTCGATCGTGCTGGTGCTGCTCGGTCTGGCGTTCTTCGTCGCCGCGTTCCTCATCGGCCGCCCCCGCCGAGCCAAGCACGTCGCCGGGTAG
- a CDS encoding MaoC family dehydratase: MRVFTSVDELEQAVGTEVGASEWLTVTQDRVDLFADATDDHQWIHVDVERAAAGPFGAPIAHGYLTLSLLPSFARQIFRVEARMAVNYGLNKVRFPAPVAVGSSIRAVVRLLEVTRVGEAVQVVSSTTVEIRGGTKPAVVAETVGRFYL, encoded by the coding sequence ATGCGGGTGTTCACGTCGGTCGACGAACTCGAGCAGGCCGTGGGCACCGAGGTCGGGGCGAGCGAGTGGCTGACCGTCACGCAGGATCGGGTCGACCTGTTCGCCGACGCCACCGACGACCACCAGTGGATCCACGTCGACGTCGAGCGGGCCGCGGCCGGGCCGTTCGGCGCCCCGATCGCGCACGGTTACCTCACGCTCTCGCTGCTGCCGTCGTTCGCCCGTCAGATCTTCCGGGTCGAGGCCCGGATGGCGGTCAACTACGGGCTGAACAAAGTGCGGTTCCCGGCGCCGGTCGCGGTCGGCTCGTCGATCCGCGCGGTGGTCCGGCTCCTCGAGGTCACGCGGGTGGGGGAGGCGGTCCAGGTCGTCTCGTCGACCACGGTCGAGATCCGGGGCGGAACCAAGCCGGCGGTCGTCGCCGAGACCGTCGGTCGCTTTTATCTGTAA